One region of uncultured Sulfurimonas sp. genomic DNA includes:
- the nfo gene encoding deoxyribonuclease IV, with protein MTSKKFVGAHTSASGGVFNAVTNAQKIGAKAFALFTKNQRQWVAKDLDAQTIDKFKYALQESGILPKHVLPHDSYLINLGHPEVDKLEKSRLAFVDELQRCEQLGLDRLNFHPGSHLKLISEDECLRVISESINMALDKTDSVKAVIENTAGQGSNLGYTFEQLAQIIDKVEDKSRVGICIDTCHMFVAGYDIRTREAYDKTWNDFGNIVGFEYLMGMHINDSKPPLGSKKDRHHSIGKGEIGLDAFGFIMNDDRMNDIPLILETIDDSIWKEEIELLYSLEN; from the coding sequence ATGACTAGTAAAAAATTTGTAGGAGCGCATACATCAGCTAGTGGTGGGGTTTTTAACGCCGTCACAAACGCACAAAAAATAGGAGCTAAGGCTTTTGCACTATTTACAAAAAATCAAAGACAGTGGGTGGCAAAAGATTTAGATGCTCAAACTATAGATAAATTTAAATATGCACTTCAAGAGAGCGGAATTTTACCAAAGCATGTGTTACCACACGACTCATACCTTATAAATCTTGGACATCCTGAAGTAGATAAATTAGAAAAATCACGATTGGCTTTTGTGGATGAACTTCAAAGATGCGAACAGCTTGGACTAGATCGTTTGAACTTTCATCCTGGTAGCCATCTAAAACTTATAAGTGAAGATGAGTGTTTGAGAGTGATTTCAGAGTCTATAAATATGGCGCTTGATAAAACAGACTCAGTTAAAGCAGTTATAGAAAACACCGCAGGGCAGGGTAGCAACCTTGGATATACGTTTGAGCAACTTGCACAAATTATAGATAAAGTAGAAGATAAAAGTAGAGTCGGCATCTGTATAGACACTTGTCATATGTTTGTAGCAGGTTACGATATACGAACAAGAGAGGCCTACGATAAAACATGGAATGACTTTGGAAATATTGTTGGATTTGAGTATTTAATGGGAATGCATATTAATGATTCAAAACCACCATTAGGTTCTAAAAAAGATAGACATCATTCTATAGGTAAGGGTGAAATAGGACTTGATGCTTTCGGATTTATCATGAATGATGATAGAATGAATGATATACCGCTTATACTTGAAACCATAGATGATAGCATCTGGAAAGAAGAGATAGAGTTACTTTATTCACTTGAAAATTAA
- a CDS encoding ATP-binding protein, translated as MKILVDFLQNKKIDKSQIFAQLKCSVNEALMLQNLAKKYMEGQDDVLVLELLSELFASNSFEHLEHLKEVKVLLELGWIHQQSFAPVKVSEITPLELLNTAVGLTPSFLKLLQDGASEVDLPDIKPYTDHLEYLQDQFFRIELYQKMSTIRQDVHEHSLGIDRIQHKLQLLEKRIAQRVEQTSEKLVLDKFFKQKKFQIKEEIIFLALLREEYSSTDTSLREMNALIDLISLDEYERIKNRSLLEEGSSLLNDGIIDYEEMLNPFGGISRAFYIVDEVLQSIIHPQKNKKVRRLKLNALIDDQDIFELIEPETSLEDVVLAQETQTTLQNLMRQVDKEVINRLVAWGIKDKKSGIDARIIFYGHAGTGKTMTAYSLAKSLKRQVLAFDCSKILSMYVGESEKNVRKIFDTFYDLSEKTKSEPILLLNEADQFLGARSSGVTSGSDQMHNQMQNIFLEQIENFRGMLIATTNLLENIDKAFSRRFNYKIEFKKPNETQRVELWEKMLPVNAPYEESFDFKELAKYSLTGGQISLIIKNTAYKVAVTENPIFTLEDFISEIKREKDANFDSEKSMGFLNK; from the coding sequence TTGAAAATATTAGTTGATTTTTTACAAAATAAAAAAATAGATAAGTCTCAAATATTTGCACAACTAAAATGTAGTGTAAATGAGGCGTTAATGCTTCAAAATTTAGCAAAAAAATATATGGAAGGTCAAGATGATGTACTTGTCTTGGAGTTATTAAGTGAACTTTTTGCAAGTAATAGTTTTGAGCATCTAGAGCATTTAAAAGAGGTAAAAGTACTTTTAGAGTTAGGTTGGATACATCAACAGAGTTTTGCTCCTGTAAAAGTGTCAGAAATTACACCATTAGAACTATTAAATACAGCGGTTGGCTTAACTCCCTCTTTTTTAAAACTTCTTCAAGATGGTGCTAGTGAAGTTGACTTACCAGATATAAAACCATATACTGACCACTTAGAGTATCTTCAAGATCAATTTTTTCGTATAGAACTTTATCAAAAAATGAGTACTATTCGTCAAGATGTTCATGAGCACTCTTTAGGCATAGATAGAATACAGCATAAACTTCAGTTATTAGAAAAAAGAATAGCTCAAAGAGTTGAGCAAACTTCCGAAAAACTTGTCTTAGATAAATTCTTTAAACAAAAAAAGTTTCAAATCAAAGAAGAGATTATATTTTTAGCACTTCTGCGTGAAGAATATAGTTCTACGGATACATCTTTGAGAGAGATGAATGCACTTATAGATTTAATCTCTTTAGATGAGTATGAGCGTATAAAAAATCGTTCACTTTTAGAAGAGGGATCAAGTCTTTTAAATGATGGAATAATTGATTATGAAGAGATGTTAAATCCATTTGGTGGCATCTCAAGGGCTTTTTATATAGTAGATGAAGTTCTTCAAAGTATCATTCATCCACAAAAAAATAAAAAAGTTAGAAGATTAAAACTAAATGCACTTATAGATGATCAAGATATTTTTGAACTTATAGAGCCTGAAACATCCTTAGAAGATGTAGTTCTTGCACAAGAGACACAAACAACACTTCAAAACCTAATGCGTCAAGTAGATAAAGAAGTTATAAATCGTTTAGTTGCTTGGGGTATCAAAGACAAAAAAAGCGGTATAGATGCAAGGATAATTTTTTATGGACATGCTGGAACTGGTAAAACAATGACAGCCTACTCTTTAGCAAAATCTTTAAAACGTCAAGTTTTAGCTTTTGATTGTTCAAAAATTCTTTCTATGTATGTGGGAGAAAGTGAAAAAAATGTTCGTAAAATTTTTGATACATTTTATGATTTAAGTGAAAAAACAAAATCAGAACCAATTTTGTTACTAAATGAAGCAGATCAATTTTTAGGTGCAAGATCTAGCGGGGTAACAAGCGGGTCTGATCAGATGCACAATCAGATGCAAAATATCTTTTTAGAACAAATTGAAAACTTTAGAGGTATGCTTATAGCTACAACAAATTTGCTTGAAAACATAGACAAAGCTTTCTCAAGACGTTTTAATTATAAGATAGAGTTTAAAAAACCAAATGAAACACAAAGAGTAGAACTATGGGAGAAGATGCTTCCTGTTAATGCTCCTTATGAGGAATCTTTTGATTTTAAAGAACTTGCAAAGTACTCTTTAACGGGTGGTCAAATTAGTTTGATAATAAAAAATACAGCATATAAAGTTGCTGTAACTGAAAATCCTATCTTTACTTTAGAAGATTTTATAAGTGAAATTAAAAGAGAAAAAGATGCAAACTTTGATAGTGAAAAATCTATGGGATTTTTAAATAAGTAA
- a CDS encoding site-specific integrase → MARGDGKLYLRGNTIWVRGSINGKLYRRTTDKTYSSLTKKWFETTKGIDVLKGILEEETSSLSLKNISLEKFGFEVINLTSERRGESSQKDTLRVFNKHILPYFRHYAMSDIKPIDIINFIRKLKEKMSEERVKRAKNILGSILSYAYDNDIIEKNPVDSKTVKDIKFNTNPKDNRVYTTDEVNLMLSKSYGWLRVFLEISFTSGLRVGEVMALKWSDITLENGLMLVSRSISKGKITEGSSGDKNHDRTIPLLPRTLKVLKNYYEVRPSNEWLFINKDSRPFRESKTIVDYHFKPFLESIGVEYKTLQANRRTYASIMSFGGSDLSQTKKIMGHSENSNTINKHYIKQGVLNNENYSNIANNSEDIFNRMIGAK, encoded by the coding sequence ATGGCAAGAGGAGATGGTAAATTATATTTACGAGGTAATACAATCTGGGTTCGAGGTTCAATTAACGGAAAATTGTATCGAAGGACAACAGATAAAACATATAGTTCTTTGACAAAAAAATGGTTTGAAACTACAAAGGGTATTGATGTCTTAAAAGGTATTTTAGAAGAAGAAACTTCTTCTTTATCTTTAAAGAATATTAGTTTGGAAAAATTTGGATTTGAAGTTATAAATTTAACTTCTGAGAGAAGAGGAGAATCTTCACAAAAAGATACTCTTAGAGTTTTTAACAAACATATACTTCCGTATTTTAGACATTATGCTATGAGTGATATAAAACCAATAGATATTATTAATTTTATAAGAAAATTAAAAGAAAAAATGTCTGAGGAGAGAGTAAAACGAGCTAAGAACATACTTGGTTCAATCCTATCTTATGCGTATGATAATGACATTATTGAAAAGAATCCAGTAGATAGCAAAACTGTTAAAGATATAAAATTCAATACAAATCCAAAAGATAATAGAGTTTATACTACTGATGAGGTAAATTTGATGTTGTCTAAATCATATGGTTGGTTACGAGTTTTCCTTGAAATTTCATTCACTTCAGGGCTTCGTGTCGGAGAGGTAATGGCACTTAAGTGGAGTGATATTACCCTTGAAAATGGACTTATGCTTGTAAGTAGAAGTATTTCAAAAGGTAAAATTACAGAGGGAAGTAGTGGAGATAAAAATCACGACAGAACAATACCACTTCTACCTAGAACATTAAAAGTGTTGAAAAACTATTACGAAGTTCGCCCATCTAATGAATGGTTGTTTATTAATAAAGATTCAAGACCTTTTAGAGAATCAAAAACGATAGTGGATTATCACTTTAAACCGTTCCTTGAATCTATAGGTGTTGAGTATAAAACTTTACAAGCAAACAGAAGAACATATGCTTCTATTATGAGTTTTGGTGGAAGTGATTTAAGTCAAACAAAAAAGATAATGGGGCATAGTGAAAACTCGAATACTATCAATAAACACTATATAAAACAAGGTGTTCTAAATAACGAAAATTATTCTAATATAGCTAATAATTCAGAAGATATATTTAATAGAATGATTGGAGCTAAATAA
- a CDS encoding outer membrane protein transport protein: MKKIALLSLVASSMLMAGGYKIPETSLNAVALSAANIAHTKSADAAYYNPANMVFMEDKNHLEADLTYIGLDAIKYKGSIITPKSATVVAGQDLDSKSEKFLVPSIHYVSGKAGETRIGLSITAPGGLSKRWDKEPARTSAEEFTLEIVEINPTVAIPINDKVAFAFGFRIVHTSGVVKSSGTSEVNATPPLYSTLTRDLTGDSIDYGYNFALAYKPTKDLEMAFTYRSQVNLTVEGDAKLSSTAVPAGLIPAGSYDGIASVTIPLPATASLALAYTFPSKTTVEFVYERNMWSAYKDLDFDYDGTITHPILTSAFDVAKPKNWNDTNAFRLGVTQELDSMTLMAGAVYDESPVPDETIGFELPDSNSISVSLGGRYQINDKLDFGLSALYSMRESRSVKNDSLDGEFSDGNVLIVSTGIGYKF, from the coding sequence ATGAAAAAAATTGCTCTATTATCATTGGTGGCTAGTTCGATGTTGATGGCTGGGGGATATAAAATTCCAGAAACATCATTAAATGCTGTAGCACTAAGTGCTGCAAATATTGCACATACAAAAAGTGCAGATGCAGCTTATTATAATCCTGCAAATATGGTTTTTATGGAAGATAAAAATCATCTTGAAGCAGATTTAACATATATTGGCCTAGATGCTATTAAGTATAAAGGTTCGATTATTACACCAAAAAGCGCTACTGTTGTTGCAGGACAAGACCTTGATTCTAAGAGTGAAAAATTCTTAGTTCCTTCTATCCATTATGTATCTGGTAAAGCTGGAGAGACTCGAATAGGTTTAAGTATTACAGCTCCTGGTGGATTGTCTAAGAGATGGGATAAAGAACCTGCAAGAACTTCAGCGGAAGAATTTACACTTGAGATAGTAGAGATAAATCCAACTGTAGCTATTCCAATAAACGACAAAGTTGCATTTGCATTTGGATTTAGAATTGTTCATACTTCTGGTGTTGTAAAGAGTAGTGGGACATCAGAGGTTAATGCCACCCCTCCTTTATATAGTACTCTAACAAGAGATTTAACGGGTGATTCTATTGATTATGGTTACAACTTTGCACTTGCTTATAAGCCTACAAAAGATTTAGAGATGGCTTTTACGTATCGTTCTCAAGTGAACCTAACAGTTGAGGGTGATGCAAAACTAAGTTCTACTGCAGTACCTGCAGGCTTAATTCCAGCAGGTTCATACGATGGAATAGCTAGTGTTACTATTCCTCTTCCTGCTACAGCTTCTTTAGCTTTAGCTTATACATTTCCATCAAAGACTACAGTTGAATTTGTTTATGAGAGAAATATGTGGTCTGCATACAAAGATTTAGATTTTGATTATGATGGTACGATTACACATCCTATATTAACATCAGCTTTTGATGTTGCTAAACCTAAAAACTGGAATGACACAAATGCTTTTCGCTTAGGTGTTACTCAAGAATTAGATAGTATGACTTTGATGGCGGGTGCTGTTTATGATGAATCACCAGTTCCAGATGAGACTATAGGCTTTGAACTTCCTGATTCAAACTCTATCTCAGTATCTTTGGGTGGGCGTTATCAAATAAATGATAAACTAGACTTTGGATTGTCTGCTCTTTACTCTATGAGAGAGAGTAGAAGTGTTAAAAATGATAGTTTAGATGGCGAATTTTCAGATGGTAACGTACTTATAGTTTCCACAGGAATAGGTTATAAATTTTAA